A single region of the Salvia miltiorrhiza cultivar Shanhuang (shh) chromosome 8, IMPLAD_Smil_shh, whole genome shotgun sequence genome encodes:
- the LOC131000897 gene encoding pentatricopeptide repeat-containing protein At2g15980-like, whose translation MVGFYREGMVDKVEEVWQEHVRVGCVPNMYSFNVLMATYCDHGRMEDAIRVWEEMEDKGLKRDAVAYNTIIGGFCRAGDVERAEEIYREMVMQGVESTCVTFEYLINGYCEIGDVDSVMMLYKNMCRKKFSPSSSTVNVIIRLLCGKNEISAASDFWWRAAKKHEAALERENYENLVKGLCGEGKMEEALKLQAEMVVKGFEPNVGIYGAFIDGYDKLGNEAMASKLRKEMLDKETLSE comes from the coding sequence ATGGTTGGTTTCTACCGGGAGGGGATGGTGGATAAGGTGGAGGAGGTGTGGCAAGAGCATGTGAGAGTTGGTTGTGTGCCAAATATGTATAGTTTTAATGTGTTGATGGCTACATATTGTGATCACGGACGAATGGAGGATGCAATTAGAGTATGGGAGGAAATGGAGGATAAAGGTTTAAAGCGCGATGCAGTAGCATATAACACCATTATTGGAGGGTTTTGCAGAGCAGGAGATGTTGAGAGAGCAGAGGAGATATATAGAGAAATGGTGATGCAAGGTGTGGAGAGTACTTGTGTTACTTTTGAGTATCTCATAAACGGGTATTGTGAAATTGGGGATGTTGATTCCGTGATGATGTTGTACAAGAATATGTGTAGGAAAAAGTTCAGCCCTAGCAGTTCTACTGTTAATGTTATCATTAGGTTGCTTTGTGGTAAGAATGAAATTTCTGCAGCATCTGACTTTTGGTGGAGGGCTGCAAAGAAGCACGAGGCTGCTTTAGAGAGGGAGAATTACGAGAACTTGGTAAAAGGTTTGTGTGGGGAGGGGAAGATGGAAGAGGCTTTGAAGCTTCAGGCAGAGATGGTCGTGAAGGGGTTTGAACCAAATGTAGGCATATATGGTGCATTTATCGATGGCTATGATAAACTAGGGAATGAAGCCATGGCGAGTAAATTGAGGAAAGAAATGCTTGATAAAGAAACGTTGTCTGAGTAG